One Bdellovibrio bacteriovorus str. Tiberius DNA segment encodes these proteins:
- a CDS encoding YbaN family protein, with translation MKLIKQTRRTAYFVAGWIFLGLGFIGIFLPLLPTTPFLLLTAYCFARSSIRWHKWLLAQPHMGPLILDWQKHGVIRTRAKLMATGLMVPLVSLSLFFGNVPIYAKISAAAVCSCVLIFIWTRPSRKKDERSQISTRS, from the coding sequence GTGAAGCTGATTAAGCAGACAAGAAGAACCGCCTACTTTGTGGCAGGCTGGATCTTTCTGGGGTTGGGATTTATCGGCATCTTTTTGCCGCTGCTTCCGACAACCCCGTTTCTGCTTTTGACAGCTTACTGTTTTGCGCGAAGCTCGATCCGCTGGCACAAGTGGCTGCTGGCGCAACCACACATGGGGCCGTTGATTTTAGACTGGCAAAAACACGGTGTGATCCGCACTCGCGCCAAACTGATGGCCACCGGCTTGATGGTGCCCCTGGTTTCGCTGTCTTTGTTCTTTGGGAACGTTCCCATTTACGCAAAAATATCAGCAGCGGCAGTCTGCTCTTGCGTGCTGATTTTCATCTGGACAAGGCCTTCGCGTAAGAAAGATGAACGGTCTCAGATAAGTACGCGTTCATAA